Within Candidatus Hydrogenedentota bacterium, the genomic segment TGGCCGTTCCTGATTTTCTGGGTGCTCGTCGGTGGCGGTCTCAGCTTTCCGAATGGTATCGACGGTAACGGTTGGTAATAAGTTGACCCTCTGAGTTTTTTGACGATTACGACCTGTTGAGGCGGGCGTGGCAGAGCCATGGCCGCCTTTTTTTGTTTTTCTTACCCGAGCAATGCGAGCGGATGTATAACGGGGAGTCCTGTGCCTTCCGCGAGTTGAATCGCGCACACACTGCTCTCCGTGACGATAGCCTCGGCATTCGATGCATTGAACAAGGCAAATAGCGGCTTCCCCACAGTCATCGAGAGTTCGTAGCCCAGGGCGCCGCCCTTCAGGCCGAATGTGCCGCCCATGCCACAGCAGGTGCCGGTTTCCACCAGTTCAACCGTTGCACCACGTTTTCGCAGCCATTCCATCGCGCCGTGGCCCGATCCTAACGGGCGTTGATGACAGGAGACGTGAAAGGCATACCGCCTGCCGGACAAATGCGAAGACGCGGCGCCGGCTTCCGATTCGATCGTCAGTAGGTACTCGAAAATCTCGTGCGTCGCCGACGCGACTCTTTGCGACTTCCTGCTCTTTTGCAGCAATTTAGGATACGAGACCTTGAGCGCATACGCCGCGGTCGGTTCGGTTGCGACGATGTCGTAACCCTGCTCCGCATACGGCGCAAGCCGCGCGACGTTGTACGCGGCGGTCTCGCGGGCGCGATCGAGGTCGCCATACGCGATGTATGGGTAACCGCTCGAGCGTTGTTCCGGCACGATTACGTCGCAGCCGGCATCTTCCAGCGCGCTCACCGCGGCCATTCCGAGTTCGGGCGCGTTGTAGTTCGCGTAGACGTCGACGAAGAAGGCGACCTTGTGCTTGGCGTCACGCGTGGTGGATATGTGCCGGGCGAACCGTTTCATAAACGTGTCGCGCTTGAATTCCGGGAGCGCGCGCTTCGAGCAAATTCCGGAGACCCTTTCCATGATGCCGCGAACCGCTTTGCTCTTCATCACGACATTGGCGACGGGGGCGACGGCGCTGGCCAGCCTCGCCGCATTGTCCGCACCCATCATGACGCGATCGACGCGCGGGCGCCCGTGCGTTTTCGCGTCGCGGTGTTTGACCTCGGCGATCATCATCGGCATGTCGATCTGCGCGGGGCAGATCTCCTTGCACAGCCCGCAGGAGATGCACAAGGACGCAAAGTCGCCCGCCTTTTCGAGTCCGTGCACTTCGGCGGTCCACGGAATGCCAATTGGGCCGGGATAGATATAGCCAAACGTGTGGCCGCCCACGACGCCGTACGTGGGACAGACGTTCATGCACGCGCCGCAACGTATGCAGTTGAGCGATTCGCGCATAGCCGGATCGTCGCGCATCCGCGCGCGGCCGTTATCGAGAATTACGATGTGTGATTCGCGCGGCGCGCGGCCGTCGCCTTTGCCCAAGGGCGAACGCCCGGCCATCCAGGTGACGTACGTCGTTGGCAGTTGGCCTGACGCGCTGACGGGGTGCGCCAACACCATCAGCATCGCGTCCTCGACCGTCTCGACGATCTTTTCCATGCCCATCACGCAAACGTGGCAATCGCCGATGCTCGATACGAGGCGCGCATTGCCTTCGTTTGTCTCGATGACGATCGCGCCGTTCTCGGCGACGCCTATATTTGCGCCGGTCATGCCGATATCGGCTTCGAGAAAGATCGGGCGCAGGTACGCCTGAACCACTTTCATGATCGACGGGATGTCGCTGCTGACGGGTTTGCCGGTCGCCTTCGCGAAGATTTCCGCGACGTCCTCGGCCATTTTGTGTACGGAAGGAAACACGAGGTGGTAGGGCTTCTCGTTCACCAATTGAATGATCAACTCGCCCAAGTCGGTCTCGATAACTTTCAGACCCGCTTCAATCAAGGGATGATTGATCTCGATTTCCTCGGTTGTCAGCGATTTCGATTTCGCGACGGTCTTCGCGCCGCGGTCCTTCGCCAGACGCAGGACATAGTCGATCGCCGCCGCGCCGTCCTTCGCGAGGAACACATTCGCGCCGCGTTTGCGCGTGTTTTCGATGAAGCGATCGAGCAACTCCGGCTGCCGATCGATGCAGCGGTCCTTGGTTTTTTTTACTTCGTCCCGGAACGCAGCGCCACCCGGCAACAAAGCCAGCGCTTCCGCGCGCTTGTCGCGACCGCGCTGCATGCAGCGCATCAATGCTTGGCTGTGCTTGGGATGTTCGATGGACTCGCGAATGCGGGAGAAGAGTCGTTCGTAACGGGCCGTTGCCATGCTATACTCCGTGTTACGGAAGCGAACCGGGCACAAGCGCCCGCAACCCAAAGCATAATGCTATTCGCGTCCGCAACGCCATGAAGGAATTTCGCACTACGCTCGATGATCGCTCCGCCCGCAAAGTCACCCGCGCCGCCAAGCGCATGGGGGTGACAGTTCCGGAGTATCTTCGCAATCTGATCAAGCGGGCGCACACCGAGACAAAGAAGGAGCAGTTGGAACGGATCGACCGTGAAGGGTATCTCCGTTTCCCAGTCACGCCGGACGAGTTCCCGTTTGCGGAAAAAGATCGAGTATGGCCTGAGTGATCGAGCGAGGAAAAATTCGCTGGTACCGGTTTGACCCGCCGGATAAGAGACGACCCGTATTGGTTCTCACTCGCAACTCGGCAATTCCTTATCTCCATTCCGTAACCGTCGCTCCAATTACGTCTACCATTCGGGGGGTGCCTTCGGAAGTCGCGCTTGGGCCAGGCGATGGTATGACGAGCCCATGCGCAATTAATCTTCACAACCTACAGACCGTTCCTAAGCGAGAGATCGGAGCACGAATCACACAATTATCCGAGGCCAAGCTACAGGAAGTATTCACTTCAATTTCATTTGCTCTCGGATACTCCGACCAATTCGATTGAAGCATTGCACATTAATCCAGCACAACGATCGCGTGCGCGGACTCGGGGCCATGCACACCCAACGTCAGCTTTAGCTCAATATCTCCGGTCCGGCTGGGACCGGAAAGAAAGCTCACGACGCAATTTGCCGGGTTCGCTTCGAACAGTGCGCGGATGCGCGGCGCCGCTTCGTCGTACCGTTCGAGCAGGTCAGTTGCGCGCACGACGCCAATGTGGACTCGCGGCAACGCTGAAACCAGCCGCGTTGCGTCGTCTGTCGCGATCTCGACCAGGGTGCCGGTCTGCGCGATGCCGAACGCGATGCCCGTGACGCCGACTTGGGCTTGATCGATCAGACCCGGCAAAGCGCCGGAGTCAAACGGCTCTGTCAGCACCCGCACGTTCGGGCCAAGCGCCCCCGCAATTGCGCTCGACATGCCGTCCACCAGGTTCGCCAGCGCCACGCACGTTGCGCCTCGCTCTTCGACTATCGCATGCACGAGACCCGGGACGTCGTCCGCCGACCGCGCGACGTGCGCCACCCCCGCAACCCGTTGGTACGCCGTTGTGAACCGTTCGACCACGGCCGGACTGAACTCCATATGTTCCCCCGCTAACCCTCACCCATCGGACTTCGACGATCGCGAAGCACAACGCCGAAAACCGAATGGCATCGGGTACAACGCCCACGCGCCATTCTCTATACTTGCTGTCACGTTGGCAAATCACCGCGGAGGTCCGGCATCCGTGCGATTGTTGCGCAGCATTGTTCGAGTCACGGTTGCCGTAGTCATCGTTCTCTTTACAATTGCCATCGTATATCAATACGGACGGACCATCTGGGTGCCGGCATATCTCAAACTCATGGGCAAGCGCACGGTCGCAGACGTCGTCAAACAATACGGCCCAGCCGCACGGGAACGGCTGCGCTCGCGGTTTGACGCCGCTGATTGCCTGTTCCCGCCGGCACGGATTGCTTTACTCGCGTTCAAGGATTCGCGGCGCGTTGAACTCTACGCCGAAAACGACGGACGGTGGTCGTTCATTCGCGACTACCCCATTGTCGCCGCGAGCGGTAACGCTGGCCCAAAACTGCGCGAGGGAGACCGACAAGTCCCAGAAGGCATCTACGCGATCGACGGACTTAACCCGAACAGCGCATTTCACCTGTCCATGAAGGTCAACTACCCCAACGAATTCGATCGCGCCATGGCCGGCGCCGACGGCCGGACCGATCTCGGCGGCGATATCTTCATCCACGGACGCGACGCGTCCATCGGCTGCCTCGCCATGGGCGACGCAGCCATCGAGGAACTGTTCACCCTCGCCGCTGAAGTTGGCATCGAGAATTCTCGTGTTGTCATCGCTCCAACGGACCTTCGGACACAAACGCCCGAGCGCTATGACGCGCAGCCGGTCTGGCTTCCCGAACTCTACGCGAACGTGCGCGCCGAACTTCAGCGGTACCCGCCGGCTGCTCCCATTCATCTGGTTACCGACTCCTGACTCCTATCATCCGCTTCCAGTCTCCCGACTCCAACGCCCTACTTATTAGCCCATCGTGTTGCACTCGGAACGGGGAAATGTCATCCACGGACCACATGGATCTCACGGATCGGTTCGAGGAACCGGATGTAGTGAGGGGGGTGTAACGAAGTGAATTTGACGATACAAGGGGGTGATTTGCTTGACGAAGTTGGCGAACAATTGCGAACTTCAATAAATATTCTGTGCGGTTTGGCGTATTGGTCAGTTCTGATCGCGTTTTGGATCTGCTCGGGGATGCGTTCATGATATTCATGTTCGGTACGCTGCTCCTTTGGTGTAATGCTTCGCGCAATGGGAGACTTGGTTGGCTCAGAGCCGCAGTTCCGCGATGGGTTCGTGCACGTCATTCATTTCTACGCGCGACGTGTTGCACTCGGGACGGGAAAACGGCAACTGCGAATCACGCGGATCACACGGTTCGGTTTGAGGAATGGCTTTGCGGCGACGGCGCGAGGCGATGGATGCGATTTCGGGAACGAGGGGTAATTGATTGACAAAGCGTTCTTCAAGTTTATTTGAGACAGCACGTTACGCAATTGGGAGGGAATTCAGAGGGAATTCAGGGAATTCAGACCACGAATTAAGTTCATATCAACCGCTCGTCGCCGTTCCCCGTAGCGTCGCTGTGTGGAGGCAGCTTGGGCCCACATCGCCAACCCGTAGCGTTCGGTATACCGTCGGAGAAAGCGCAGGTACGCGCGGCGGTCGTCGTCGGAGTAACACACGTCCGCGCAGGGGTTGCCCCGTTTCGTGACATGATGGGCAAACCCCAGCACCACAACGCGTGCGACTCGGCTCACGAGCGTAAAGATACCTTGCGTCAGCCAGAGTGAGCAACGTAATTCGTAGTCCCTGAATTACCCCTGTTCGCGGAGTACTCGTTGCGATGCATGGCTTCAGCCAAACGAATGCAGATTCATGGACCGAATGGACGGGATATACGAGATGGACGGCAGCCAGGACGAACGCCGACAATCGACTCTTGAAAAGTTCTGCTTTGGTCTACCAAGGACTCGGGTCGCCGCCATATGCGACGTGTTCAAACGAAGCCAAATATTCGATTACGATTACGAGTCGTCATGAACAGAGTTTTGCCAGAGATTATGAAAATTTGAGCGGTGCGCTTTCAGCGCGCGGTGATAGGGGCGTGGACATTTTCCAGGGGCGATGCCCCTGGCTAGGGTTGCGTTGCGCCTTCGGCGCGCGGGACAATTTGTGCATTTTCGGATTAGCACGATTACGAGCATGAGTACGAGCATGAGCATGAGCACGAGCACGAAGCACGAGCACGAGCACGAGTACGATTACGAGCACGAGCATGAGTACGAGCACGAGTACGATTACGATTACGAGCACGAAGCACGAGCACGGGCGCGAAGCACGAGCACGAGCACGGGCGCGAAGCACGAGCACGAGCACGGGCGCGAAGCACGAGCACGAGCACGAGTACGAGCACGATTACGAGTACGAGCACGAGCACGAGCACGGCAAATAGTGCGGATTTCAAAGTCACGACACTAGTGGAGGTACTCTGTCATGGAGTGGGATTGGTTGCGCAGTCCGAGTGGGGCGATGCGAAAGATACAGCATCGGATCGAGCAGGAGGCGGCGCTCGCGGACTACGAGGCGTGGTGGGAACGCGAGGGGAAGGGAATTAGCGCGGCGCACGACCGGGCCGGGACGCCGTGGTTGCGGATGTTCGACGTGTTTGGCAAGCGCATCGACGAGGTGCAGTGCGCGCCGGAATACTGGACGATGCTCCGGCGAGGGTACAAGGCCGGAGTCGTGTGGCGCGCGTTCAAGGAACAGTCGCTCAGGTCGTCGTTTCGGATTGGATATATCTGTTCCTACTTCGATCCAGGATTGTTTTGTCCGTACACCGTGTCATTGTCGACCCTGTTGCCGTTGTCGAAGTATGGCGCGGAGGATGTAAGGGCGCGGTTCATCCCGAACTTGCTGCGCGAGGACGAGACGGTGTGGCAGGGCGCGACGTGGATGACGGAGTCAGGTGGCGGATCGGACCTGGGTACGTACGTCGAAACGGTCGCGCGGCGCGACGGGGATCGGTGGCTGCTGACGGGCGACAAGTACTTCACAAGCAACGCAATTGCGGACGTGGCGGTGGTGGCGGCGCGGCCCGAGGGAGCGGCAAAGGGAGTGCGCGGGCTCGCGCTTTACCTCGTCCCCAAACGCCGCGAGGACGGGGAACTCAACTATGGCATTCGCCGGATCAAGGACAAGATTGCGACGCGCTCGGTGTTCACCGGCGAGGTCGAGTTGCGCGACAGCGAGGCGTATCTGTTGGGTAATCCCGAACACGGCATATATCACATTCTCGAAGTGCTGAACTGTTCGCGCGTGTGCAACGCCATCGGCAGCGCGGCGCTCATGCAGCGGGCATTGGCGGACGCGATCGCGTTTGCGAACCGGCGCGTGGCGTTCGGGAAACCGATTGGAGAGCAACCGCTGATGCGCCAGCAGATACGCGAACGCGTCGCGGAATGGGAAACGGCACATGCGCTGGCGTGGGAGTCGGTGCTGTTGTTCGACGAGGTGTGGAAGGAGACGCCACCCTATTCGGACCGGTTCCATTTGTTTCGTATCGTCGTGCACCTTGCGAAATATTGGACGGCGGAGTTGGCGGTGCGGACGGCGAAGTGGTGCATGGAAGTGCATGGGGGCATGGGCACGCTGGCGGAGTTTGGCGTGGAGCGGTGGTTGCGCGAGGCGATGATACTCGCGATTTGGGAGGGCCCGCCACACCGGCAGATTCTAGACGGCATCGAAGCGATGGAACGCAAAGGGGCGCACCGATTGTTGTTCGAGCACCTCGCGCCGGGTGCGGAAGCAGGCGAGTTGGGGGACATGGTCCGGCGGATCGAAGCGCATTTGACGGTGGCGGAGGACGAACGCGAGGCGCGGGCAGAAGCAGTCTTTCGCGATCTGGCGGTGTTCGCGGGGAACGCACTGGCGAGGAAGCAGAGGAATCTCAAATCTCAGATTTGAGATTTCAGACGGGAGAGGACATCGGGAGTTGGGAGCTGGGGAGGCAATTGATCTGGGCGAGATGGATCACGCGAAAGAGTTTCGCAGCTTCTCGACCGCCGGAGGGATGCGGTGCTCGTCGTGACGTCGATGTACGTCGGCGCTGCGCAATTTCGATCGGAATGAACGAGTAACGCAGTTCGAGGATTTACGTAGCTACCGGTGCGGGCGTCGTTCGGTATCGAAGGCAAATACTCGATTACGATTCGGTACAGATCGACTACGAGATTGGTTGCGGCGGCGACAGAGATGGCAATTGCCGAAAAGCACGTGATAATGGAGTGCGGCAGGGCACGAGGTCTTCGACGCTGCCGCTTTTGTCACCGGCGCGGTCGATGTCCTTCGCGCTCACAAAGCGGAGCTTTTCAAGAGTGCGTTCCCAACTGGAAAGTTGGGAACGAGAGAGAGAGAATGGAAAGTTGGGAACGAGAGAGAGAATGGAAAGTTGGGAACGAGAGAAATTGGTTGAATGAATCGTCTTCATTTTCGCTTGTCCGCTTTGCCAATCTTGGCTTTGATGAAGACATCCACCAAGTCCGGCGCGAAGTGTTTGCCGGATTCGCTTTTGATGTGGTCGAGGGCTTGGGTGACGGAGTGGACATTTTGGCGGTAATGGCGGACGGCGGTCATGGCGCAGAACACGTCGACGATGCGAATGATGTGGGCCAGACGCGGGATTTTCTTACCTTCGAGTCCGTCGGGGTAGCCGGTGCCGTCCCAGCATTCGTGATGGTAGCGCACGATGGGTTCGATATCCTTGAGCGATGGAATTGTTTTCACGATCCCGCCGCCGAGGTGGGTGTGCTTGCGAATGAGGTCCCATTCGTCGTGGGTGAGGATGGTGTATTTGAGGAGTACGCTGTTTGGGACGCGGATTTTTCCAATGTCACGAAGGAGCGCGCCCCGTTCGAGCGTGCGCTGATCTTTCGCACTCAATTTGAGGGCCTTGCCGAAGCGGCGGGCGTGGTCCATGACGCGGATGGACGAGCCGATCGCGAGTTCTTCGCGGGCGTCAATTGCCTCGGCCAATAAGAGCAACATATTGTCGGGTGTATTCGGCATTGGTCCTCCTCGCTTGCCCGCGGTGCAACGGAGTGGTCATAGTATCAGGAGGTACGGACGGCGGCAAACGAGTTGTAGAGATCGGATGGGAGTAATGATAGTTTTGGGAGCGATGGGAGATGCGGGGATTGGCGACTGAAGCTATTGCTGAGATTACTTCGCCGAGCAATCGCGTGCGTAATCGTGTGCGACCGGCGAGGGGAGGCTTCACGCTGGTCGAGTTGCTGGTCGTGGTCGCGATCATCGCCATCCTCGCGGGGATACTGCTTCCCGCGTTGGCGCGCGCGCGCGAGGCAACGCGCTGCATCAGTTGCGTAAACAACATGAAGCAGTTGGGCATCGTGTTCAAGATGTATGGCGGCGAGGCGCGCGGCTCGTTTCCGCCGTCGTCTCCGTATGGGAGTGTGCGCGGCGACGGACGGTCGTCGCCGTTATTCGAGTCGCCGCGCGCGGCGGCCATCTATCCCGACTACTTAACCGATTTGCGCGTGGCGCAGTGTCCTTCCGACAGCGGCGGGGACCCCGCGTGGGCCAGCGTGTTGCAGCGTGTGCCCGGTACGGGCGATTTCAAAACGTGGCAAGACGCGGCGATTGCGGCGAACGATACGACCTCGCTCGATTACTTCCTTTGCGCGGAGCTTGCGCGGTCGTATCACTACAAAGGGTACGTGGCGACGTCGCCCGCGGAGTATTACGGCGTGTGGGGCGCGAAGGCCAGCAACCCGATACTTGCGACGGTCACGATTCTGGGCGTCGGCAACGTCCGCGTGAAGGACTATTCGGAAGACTTGTCGGTCACTTCGCCGATTTGGCCGCCGTGGGTTCCCGCGCCGCCGTTGGCGAAGGGCACGGCGGGGGGCGATGCCGTGCGCGTGCTGCGGGAGGGCGTCGAACGGTTCACGATTACGGACATCAACAGCCCGGCGGGCAGCGCGGCGGCGCAGAGCGAGATTCCGGTGATGTGGGACACGTTTGGTGCGGCGAGTTTTGCGGATTCCGGCGACGCCCAGGTCGTTTTCAATCATCTGCCCGGCGGGTCGAACGTGTTGTATATGGATGGGCACGTGGAGTACGTGAAGTATCCGGGAGCGTTCCCGGTCGTGAACGACGAGCAAGTGCTAAAAGAGAACAGCCATCACGGATTGGGATAACAGCGGAAGGCGCGGGCTGTTGGCTAGCGCTGCGATTTTGGAACCGTAAAGTACGTTTTCTTCCGGCCGGTCGACGACTTCGACTTCGATCCGCCCTTCCCGCTCAAGTAGGACCCGGGGTTCTTGCCCCGGCCGCTGGTCGAATTTGACGAATTGTTCACCGCATCGTGGTTGCGCGCGGACGTGCGCGGCGCGGTCGTCGATGGGTAGTAGGTGCGGGGTTGCTGCTTTGCTTTCTTGGCCAGCTCGGCGTAGGTGTTGGGAGTGAGGGCCTTGCTGGCTGTGGTGCCCGCCGCGTCGAGGGTCTTGCCAGCGGCATTGTTCGCGGTGCCGATGACGTTGCCCAGCAGATTGTTCAACGCGCCGACGGTCCCGCAGCCTTGAAATGCCACCGCGGATGCAGCGACGGAAATCCCAATAATCGTAGACCGGCCCCAGCGCATGAATCGTCTCCACTCGTGTGTCGAGTACGATACGCGATATGGGGATTCACGTCAAGAATATACGGTCCGCCCGGCGAACGGGTTCCGCCCCTCGACCGCGGAACTTTGCAGGCGGCGTAGCGCTCCTGATTCAATAGGCGGTTTGCCGGAAGGAGTGCTCCCGATGCTGAAACGACCCGAGGCCATATTATTCGACATGGGCGGGGTGCTGTTGGAGTCCGTTGACATGTGGACGGATGCGGGGTTCGAGAAGTCGTATCCGAATGGACTCCCAAACGGCGCGTCGCCGGAATGGTTCATGGGGATGTCGCGGGACATCCTGGCCCGGTATGAGCGGTTGCCGGCCCCACGCCCGGCGATGGACTTGCGGCCGATCATTGCCGAATGGCTGCCGAAGGCGGGGATGGACGCAAGCGCCGAGACGGTCGAGGACTGGTACGGCGTGCTGGGGTGGTGGGAAGTGCGGCCGCTGTATCCGTTCGTACGCGAGGCGCTCAAGAGAATCAACGATATGGGCTACCGGATAGGACTGATCTCGAATACCTTGTTGACGAGCCAGTATCACCGGGACCTGTTTCGCGCTGGGGGCATTTTCGACCTGTTCGAGTTCATGGTCTTCTCGGCGGAGTTTGGCGCGAACAAGCCTGACCCGAGAATATTTCGCCACGCGCTGGACGCGATGAAGCTGGATGCGTCGTGCGCGTGGTACGTGGGCGACAAGCCGCACCGGGACGTGTGCGGCGCGCATGGCGTGGGGATGACGGCGGTACTTGTCGACGGACCGTACGAGCACCGTATGAGCGACAGCCCGGCACATGAGCCGGACGTGAGGGTGCGGGACATCAGCGAGTTGCCGGAGTTGCTGGTGAAATTCTGAAGCGGGCCGCGCGGATTACACAGCCGCATTATCGAGTTTGCGATCGTAATCGACTGCTCGATAACAACTGCGAGTACGATGTCGAGTACGAGCAATAGTTGAATCGATCGGCGAATCCTGATGGCCTGGAGCGGTTTAAGAAACCTCAGGTATGTCCCGTAGGTTTCGGTGCAAATCGAGTGTGCGACTACGATTACGAGCACGAGCACGAGCACGATTACGAGCACGAGCACGAAAATGCAGCTACGTAATTTCTCAAATCACTTTAGCGTCCCGCACGCGCGAGGCGCACGACGAAGCAGGCACCGCGGTCGGGGCGGTTCGAGTAGGAGACGGAGCCGCCGTGGGCCGTGACGATGCGGTGGGCAATGGTGAGGCCGAGGCCGGTTCCGCCTTCCTTGGTGGTGAAGAAGGGGGCGAAGAGGTCCTCGCCGGGCCGGAGATGGATGCCGGGGCCGTTGTCGGCGATTTCGAAGACTGTAGTTTCGCCTTCCTCATATGCGTCGAGCACGACACGGCCCCCCTTGGGCGCGGCGTCGATGGCGTTGTTGACGATGTTCGAGAGGGCCTGCGCGAAGCGGTAAAGGTCCGCGCGCATGGGGTGCATGTGCGAGCCGGACTGGTTCTCGATGGTGACGCCGTTGTTTTCGGCGCGTCGCCGGCAGAGCTGAATCGTGCGGTCGATGATGTCCGCGGGCGAGCAGGTGCCGAGCTGCAACTCGAAGGGTCTGGCAAACCCGAGGAATTGGGAAATGGACCGTTCGATTTCGCGGGTTTCGCGGAGGATGGTTTCCGCGGCCTCTCGGCGCGCGTCGCCGGCCTCGAGTTTGCGTATGAGGAGTTCGGCAAGGCCGCTGATGACGCTAACGGGATTGCGCAGTTCGTGGACGACGCCAGCGGTGAGTTCGCCGAGGGCGGCGAGTTGACGGTTGAGTTCCGCGCTGCGTTCGAGGCGCAGGCGCTCCGTCATGTCCGTGAACAGCACGATGACGCCGTCAAACGCACCTTGGCCGCGATGGAGCGAGGCGGACAGACCGATTTGCTTTACGATGCCGCCGGGACAGGAGAGGGTGATTTCATGCCGCGAGACGGCGCGACCGCTGCGCATAATTTCGGCGAGGAGCGCCGCGAGCGGTTCGGCGTGTTGAATATCCTTCAAGTTTGATCCCGGGCGAATCGCGTCCACGCTCACGCCGAGGAATTCGGACGCGGCGGGATTCAACGTAATGATCGTGGCGTCGCGATCGACGGCGATGACCCCGCTGGCGAGGCCCTGAATGATCTCCGCGTTGAGGTCGTGCATGTAGAAGTATACCCCTGTCGTGGAATTCCCCGCGGAAGTGTGTCAGATTCGCGCGCGGATTTCACCGGCGAGCCGTGCGAATTCGTCGAGACTCATGGTTTGCGGGCGGCGCGCGGGATCGATGCCTGCCGCGGAGAAAGCGGCCTCGACGGCGGCCCTGTCCGCGCCGAACGCGCCGGTTTTTGTGAGCGAATTGCGCAGGGTTTTGCGGCGCTGCGAGAACGCGGCGCGAACGACCTTCATGACGAACTTGGGTTCGACGCTGTCGAACCGCGGCGCCTTGTGCAGGATGCTGCGGACGATGCAACTGTCAACGTTCGGTTGCGGGCGGAAGCAGGTGCGCGGTACGAAGTGGACCGTTGTCGTTTCACCATAAAGTGCGGCGGCGATCGACAGTACGCCGTATTCCGAGTCGTTGACGGGCGCGGTCATGCGTTGCGCGACCTCCTGCTGCACCATCATGACGAGGCGCTCGAAGCGTATCGGCGCTTCCCAAAAGTGAAAGAGAACGGGGGTCGTGATGTAGTAAGGAAGATTGGAAATCATCTTGTACGACGCGCCGTTGGGCAGGTATTCCTCGACGAGTTTCGCGAGGCTGTGGTTGAGCACGTCGCCGCGAAAGAGTGTGACGTTCGGCGTGCCGCGGAACTGGTCCTCGAGGACGGGCATGAACGCGCGGTCGATTTCGATCGCCAGGACGCGCCTGGCGCGTTCCGCGAGGTTCGCGGTCAACGCTCCAAGGCCCGCGCCGACTTCAATCACATCGTCGTCGGACGAAAGCGCCGCGGCGTCGACCATGATGCGGTTGATGTTGTCGTCAAGCAGAAGGTTTTGGCCGAGCGACTTCTTAAACGAGATGCCGTATCGCTGGACGAGATCGCGGAGCGCCATCCTAGTCGGTCTCGGCGGCGCGAAACGTATCGATAATCATATCGCCATATTCTATCAGGGCGGGCGCGTGACGGCCAATGCGGCGCTTTCACCACTTCAGTTGATAGCAGGCGCCTGCCTCGA encodes:
- a CDS encoding LUD domain-containing protein, which translates into the protein MATARYERLFSRIRESIEHPKHSQALMRCMQRGRDKRAEALALLPGGAAFRDEVKKTKDRCIDRQPELLDRFIENTRKRGANVFLAKDGAAAIDYVLRLAKDRGAKTVAKSKSLTTEEIEINHPLIEAGLKVIETDLGELIIQLVNEKPYHLVFPSVHKMAEDVAEIFAKATGKPVSSDIPSIMKVVQAYLRPIFLEADIGMTGANIGVAENGAIVIETNEGNARLVSSIGDCHVCVMGMEKIVETVEDAMLMVLAHPVSASGQLPTTYVTWMAGRSPLGKGDGRAPRESHIVILDNGRARMRDDPAMRESLNCIRCGACMNVCPTYGVVGGHTFGYIYPGPIGIPWTAEVHGLEKAGDFASLCISCGLCKEICPAQIDMPMMIAEVKHRDAKTHGRPRVDRVMMGADNAARLASAVAPVANVVMKSKAVRGIMERVSGICSKRALPEFKRDTFMKRFARHISTTRDAKHKVAFFVDVYANYNAPELGMAAVSALEDAGCDVIVPEQRSSGYPYIAYGDLDRARETAAYNVARLAPYAEQGYDIVATEPTAAYALKVSYPKLLQKSRKSQRVASATHEIFEYLLTIESEAGAASSHLSGRRYAFHVSCHQRPLGSGHGAMEWLRKRGATVELVETGTCCGMGGTFGLKGGALGYELSMTVGKPLFALFNASNAEAIVTESSVCAIQLAEGTGLPVIHPLALLG
- a CDS encoding type II toxin-antitoxin system PemK/MazF family toxin produces the protein MERGKIRWYRFDPPDKRRPVLVLTRNSAIPYLHSVTVAPITSTIRGVPSEVALGPGDGMTSPCAINLHNLQTVPKREIGARITQLSEAKLQEVFTSISFALGYSDQFD
- a CDS encoding lactate utilization protein, translated to MEFSPAVVERFTTAYQRVAGVAHVARSADDVPGLVHAIVEERGATCVALANLVDGMSSAIAGALGPNVRVLTEPFDSGALPGLIDQAQVGVTGIAFGIAQTGTLVEIATDDATRLVSALPRVHIGVVRATDLLERYDEAAPRIRALFEANPANCVVSFLSGPSRTGDIELKLTLGVHGPESAHAIVVLD
- a CDS encoding L,D-transpeptidase family protein, which gives rise to MGKRTVADVVKQYGPAARERLRSRFDAADCLFPPARIALLAFKDSRRVELYAENDGRWSFIRDYPIVAASGNAGPKLREGDRQVPEGIYAIDGLNPNSAFHLSMKVNYPNEFDRAMAGADGRTDLGGDIFIHGRDASIGCLAMGDAAIEELFTLAAEVGIENSRVVIAPTDLRTQTPERYDAQPVWLPELYANVRAELQRYPPAAPIHLVTDS
- a CDS encoding acyl-CoA dehydrogenase family protein; the encoded protein is MRKIQHRIEQEAALADYEAWWEREGKGISAAHDRAGTPWLRMFDVFGKRIDEVQCAPEYWTMLRRGYKAGVVWRAFKEQSLRSSFRIGYICSYFDPGLFCPYTVSLSTLLPLSKYGAEDVRARFIPNLLREDETVWQGATWMTESGGGSDLGTYVETVARRDGDRWLLTGDKYFTSNAIADVAVVAARPEGAAKGVRGLALYLVPKRREDGELNYGIRRIKDKIATRSVFTGEVELRDSEAYLLGNPEHGIYHILEVLNCSRVCNAIGSAALMQRALADAIAFANRRVAFGKPIGEQPLMRQQIRERVAEWETAHALAWESVLLFDEVWKETPPYSDRFHLFRIVVHLAKYWTAELAVRTAKWCMEVHGGMGTLAEFGVERWLREAMILAIWEGPPHRQILDGIEAMERKGAHRLLFEHLAPGAEAGELGDMVRRIEAHLTVAEDEREARAEAVFRDLAVFAGNALARKQRNLKSQI
- a CDS encoding HD domain-containing protein — protein: MPNTPDNMLLLLAEAIDAREELAIGSSIRVMDHARRFGKALKLSAKDQRTLERGALLRDIGKIRVPNSVLLKYTILTHDEWDLIRKHTHLGGGIVKTIPSLKDIEPIVRYHHECWDGTGYPDGLEGKKIPRLAHIIRIVDVFCAMTAVRHYRQNVHSVTQALDHIKSESGKHFAPDLVDVFIKAKIGKADKRK
- a CDS encoding HAD family hydrolase, with product MLKRPEAILFDMGGVLLESVDMWTDAGFEKSYPNGLPNGASPEWFMGMSRDILARYERLPAPRPAMDLRPIIAEWLPKAGMDASAETVEDWYGVLGWWEVRPLYPFVREALKRINDMGYRIGLISNTLLTSQYHRDLFRAGGIFDLFEFMVFSAEFGANKPDPRIFRHALDAMKLDASCAWYVGDKPHRDVCGAHGVGMTAVLVDGPYEHRMSDSPAHEPDVRVRDISELPELLVKF